gtgccgggccataacggagtaagggggaatgaaagggtagacgatttggcggtgaaggtgatgaagactgccgtcaataaacttggttaaaccgaagcctttcggattgacgcagtccgagttaagggtgtggccgaagaacactgtggaacagcgaaacagtcggtagggcgacgaaaatcatatggggtgatccggaacGTAAGAGGACCaaactattattgaaaggaagtaagaaggaggtcagtatagcttttggtaagAGGCCGCCttctatatttcgggattggacactCCTTGTACTGCAATCTGTCAACTGAGAGCTCTATCgtaagcttgaaatttttgaggttatacgtactcagaacgttttacacatacgagcgctatttgttttgtttaaagtaacttaaaagattcatctcgcccaacaAATGGAATTAAttcatgaacattttcgtgcgattattttttacagatttcgacgtggattagctcaacaacagtgcaccgatgaacttaattcaatttttggcgatgaagctccatcaaggaccagtgtctATCgctggtatggtgaattcaaccgaggtcgtagttcattcCAAGAGGAATTTAGctaaggtcgtccaaaatcagttgttgttccaaaaaccattgatgctgtgcgccaactgatattgcaagatcgtcatgtgacctatcgtgagattgagacaactttAGGCATtggtgggaccagcatacattcaacattgcataaacatttgaccgtcaaaaaaatttgttcgtatTCGATCCTTCACAATtgatcgaaagaaatgctccaaaaatacgaaacaactgcattttcgtgcactcaaaacatcgatttgatgagtcatccgccgtatagccctgacttggcaccgaaggacttctttttattccagtacgtaaaaaagtaaaatcagaGGTTAACGTTTTTCAACACCAGAAAAAGCGTTTGACGCCTccagaatgcatgtttttgagatatctcaatcagagtgggaaaagtgcttcgataattggttcaaacgcatacaAAAGTGTacagatcttaatggggaataatCCTACGGGTAGATCCAGAAGAAGacgaggaagtaagaaggagatcagtatacgtattggtatcatgacgggacacaggactacgagctcatttatgtaaaatcggtgtggcaagtgatagcatgtgtaggacatgcggggatgatgatgagacgttggagcatttcctttttcattgcccGGATTTCGGGTCTTACACcctgtaccctcttttcaacctaacctaacctaatggggaaaatatttctttcaaggttactttatagtttttagagcggaaaaccagccgattactggcttaggtgtatgtccatagtggcatggagcggattaatatccccaccttcttttcaacctaacgtaacctaaccTGTTCAAAGACTAAACGGTCTGGAATGGCAAAATTGCTtagtattttaataaaatcacatttatgaactaatatcatattaaaatgactaattttgtttgttcaaccaaacaaacaacatttttgattattatttaattatttcagATATGTGCTGCCAAACTTGAAGTAGTAAGCgggaagagcgttttatttatccGAATCCGCCAGGCTGGCAATTAAACAATCCATATAATTGAaagcatgaaatattttaatactAGCGACGCCTAGGTATAAGTAGCATAAACTGTATCGTAGTTTACTTTGGTTGGCAAttgttaatttaaaaaaatcattatatTATTGAAACATACTTTTGGGAGCGTGTGAAAAGtaaatgtttaaagattatCCGATCTTGACATTAGACCGTTCCATGCTATAAAGGAGTTTTTATACTCAGCACCGAAagacgggggtatattcattttgtcattccgtttgcaactcatcgaaatatcaatttccgaccctataaagtatatatactcttgatcagcttaaaaatctaagacgatctagccatgtccatccgtctgtccgtctgcctgttgaaaacacgctacagcctttaaaaatagagatattgagctgaaactttgcacagattcttttttggccATTAGCATGTAAAGTTcgaaatatatcttgatatatatcggactatatcttgataaagcccccatatagatcgatccgccgtttttgggtcttaagcccataaaagccacatttattatccgattgtgctgaaatttgggacagtgagtttcgttaAGTCAGTCGACAATTTGGtcagtcaatttggctccgatcggtccagatttggatatagctgccatatagaccaatatctcgatttgaggtcttgggctcataaaaggcgcatttattgtccgatttcgccaaaatttgggacagtgagttgtgttaggcccttcaaccaccttcttcaatttggcctagatcggtagagatttggatatagctgccatatagaccgatctctcgacttaaggttttgggcccataaaaggcaatgttgctgaaatttaggccaGTGAATTAaattgggcccctcgacatctttctgcaatatggcccagaccgattcagctttggatatagctgccatatagaccgatctctcgatatagcgcacccattaaaggcgcattttttgtccgatgtcgctgaaatttggaacagtgggttaagtAAGACCCCTCGGCatctttctgtaatatggcccagatcagtcctgatttggatatagctgccattagaccgatctcttgatttaaagtcttggcccataaaaggcgcattttttgtccgatttcgccgaaatttgggacagtgagttgtgttaagtccttcaacattcttctttaaattgagttgcgttaggctcttcgacaactttctgcaaattggtccagatcggttcagatttggatataacttccatatagaccgatctctcgatttatggttttgggcctataaaaggacaATTTTTTGTTCTCCAAAATTGAACATAATAGACCAATGAGGGCACAAATTATGTATGAGTGCAATGAGGGCACAAATTATGTATTTTAAGGCGGATTatgaggtggtttacatatatacacgaggtggtgggttcccagccaagctcactcagtttttggcgagtgaccaaagatgtgtgcggtctagcgttgtcctggtggaatatgacatctttacgattgaccaattctggtcgcttctccttgatggctgtattcaatttgtccaattgttgacagtaaacatccgaattaatcgtttggttccttggaagcagctcaaaaaataccacacccttccaatcccaccaaacagacagcataaccttcttttggtggatatcagcctttgatgtggtttgagctggttcaccatgcttggaccatgatcgttttcgactaacgttgttgtaaacaatccatttttcatctccagttatgattcgttttaaaaacggatcgaattcattgcgtttaaggtgcatatcacaagcgttgattcggtttgttaaatgaatttctttcaatacatgtggtacccaaatatcaagctttttcaccagtccaatactttttatgtgataatgaacggttgattttggtaaatttaacttctctcctatctcacgatcagttacatgacgatccaattcgattaatgctttgatttggtcatcatcaacttcatttggccgacctgaacgtggctcatctttaagtgaaaaatctccagaacggaattagtgaaaccaattttgacactggcttccttttaaggctttatcaccatacacatcttgtaactttttagcaacctgctccgcgttttttttttctttacggaaataataaagtaaaatatgtcgaaaagctcctttgtgggctccatattgaaattgacgccaatgtaaacaaaatttcgcgcactttttctaaagcaagctaaaagtaatagctgataactgacagaagaaagaatgcaattacagagtcacaagccgttgaaaaaatttgtcaacgccgactatatgaaaaatccgcaattactttttgggcaacccaataataagtgtagaattatcaaaaaaataaataatgattttatgtaaatttttagcggaatgggggctgtgagcatttcatgtggacttaaagaggtctaccactttgctgttattggctagaacagacgtctcagtcattgtgtccgtcatgacaggtcactgtctaatgggaaatcatgctgacatactgaaggttgccagcaactacttttacagaagctgtgaggacatcaaagaagaagagactatagaacaccttctgtgagtgtgacccgcactagcagttaaaaggagttccactttaggttctcatttctttgagaaccttgaGAACtttcacaagttattgggctttttaaagcgatttggatggttcaacgggaCGAACTAgagggcatcttccttcttctgttcctgtggtatcacaatggacgaaaatgtctatgtgagactgattgcagactgccacttaaacctaacctaacctacatctAAAAtgaattataaatattttgattGGTATCCCGTCTTAATCATTGTTCAAAAATACGAATCtataaattttcctaaaattaatTGGACATTGTTACTAGAAATTGTGATAGATATTTAATAtccatttattaaatatttgttatttaattttaatagaatTCCTAAAATATACAAATGTTTCTATACAATaatattgttttatatatatgggATACAATTTAACATTAAATGCTGGCCAAGCCCAGGAATTTAAGGAACAAAGTGTGTGTTGTCACGTTATAGTTTATGGCACAACATTCCAAGGAGTATATGAACCGGGAGCAGGTATATCAatctaaaagaaattaaaattgaaaaaatataaggAGGAAAAAAACAACGACTTTTTTCTTCATACCAATTTAGTCAAATTATCTTGGCAAGCCATGCGAATGCGGGCTCCAGTGGCAGGCGATTCCAAATGAAAGTCTTTACTGCAACCATTCGCTTTGCGAGCATCGGCAATGGCATCCATGATGGCAAAGTAAGCGGCACTGCCAATAAATAGGGGTGGCTCGCCAACGGCCTAAAGGAGAATGAAAAACTTTGTAAGAAACCTTAACGAGAATCTTTTGATTTAGAAAATTTACCTTCGATGAATATACAGCTCTGGGATTGGGAGCTCCCGTCAATAGGGTTACATTGAATTCTCCGGGGATATCAGCGAATCCAGGTATTTTGTACATACCAGGTCCTCGAGAATAGACCATGCCTTGAGGCGAGTAAACCATTTCTTCCAGGGTAAATAGACCATAGCCCTGCATGTAGGCACCCTCAATTTGGCCAATATCTATGGCTGGATTCAATGACGAGCCAATGTCCATGACAATGTCGGTGCTTATGACTTGATGGTCGCCAGTCAAGCAGTCAATCTCTACAACAGTCACGCCCACACCGTTGGTGAAATAACTGTACAGTTGAGAATTGGGATTATTCACAGGATGATAGTCCACAGTGTCCAAGTTGTAGTAACCTGTAGCCGACAGACTAATGCTGTTCAAGTAGGCCTGCTGTATCCATTCTTGCCAAGTTCCCTTGGGATTGGCTTtctttatgggctccagacgTTTATTCAATTTCTCACAGGCATTCAAAATGGCCATTCCATTGAGATCGGATGTCATACTGGCTGCCGTTGGTGAGGTATTGGGCACCTTGTCTGTTGCCGTCTCGGATATGTGGACCAAATCGAAGGGAACTCCTAAAGCTCTGGCGCAACATTGGATCATTTTGGTATGTAAACCTTGGCCAATTTCTACACCACCGTGGGCCAAGAGCACAGAGCCGTCGGTGTAAATGTGTATTAAGGCTCCAGACTGATTCAAGTGCTTAACACCAAAAGCCACACCATATTTGGTGGGGATGACGGTAATGCCACGCTTGCGGTAGCGATTATTGCGATTGAATTCTTGCACTTCTTGCTTCTTCTTGTGATAGTTCGACTGTTTAAGGCAATCCTCGAAGCATCTTTCAATTGGGAAATTGTCCAGTGTCTGGTTGTAGTGAGTCTTGTCGCCAGGTTTGTAGAAGTTGAGTCTCATTACATCCAGCAGATCCTTATTCAGTATACGAGCCACGTCACGTATGATATGCTCAGCGGCAAACATGCCTTGGGGTCCTCCAAAGCCACGGAAAGCAGTGTTGGAGGGCAGGTTGGTTTTGCACACCCAGCCAATGGCTTTAATGTTGGGAATTTTGTAACAGTTCTCAATGTGATAGATGGCTCTCTCCATAACCGAGAAAGATAGATCCATAGACCAACCAGCATTGTTGTAGCATTCCACATATAAAGCGGTCAAACGGCCCTCGGAGGTGAAGCCGATTTTGTATTTGAATAGGAAGGGATGTCGGGTGCCGGTGATCATCATGTCTTCATCGCGATCTAACATGCATCGGATGGGTCTTCTCAAACGATAGCAGGCCAAGGCTACGGGCAATGCCACCGAGATGGAGCGAGATTCCTTGCCGCCAAAGCCTCCTCCCAAACGCTTGGCGCGGCACACGACCTTATGGGCTGGCAGAGAGAGCACATGGGACACCAGTTTCTGCACCTCGGCAGGATGCTGAGTGGAAGAGAACAATTCGATTTCATCGGAATCTTTGGGCATGGCAAATGAGGCATGGGTCTCTAAATAGAAATGTTCCTGGCCGCCCATGCGGCAGGTTCCCTCATGAATATGATCAGCTTCTTTAAATGCCTTCTCCACGTCGCCTGTTTGGGCAGTCCAAGGATAGCCAGGGAAGTAGGATTTGTGTTCTATGGCCTGTTCTATGGTGATAATGGCTGGTGTTATGTCCTCATACTCCACTTTAACTTTGCGAGATGCCCTCTGGGCCAAGGCTTGGTTATCGGCTACAATTGCGCCCACCACTTGTCCTTGACAGTGCACAACATCGGTGGCAAAGACCACTTCATCGTGGAAGACAGGACCCACTTCATTCTGATGGGCTGTTATGTCTTTGCTCGAGTAAAAGGCATGAACTCCGGGCATAGCCAAAGCCTCCGAGGGGTCGATGTTAAGAATTTTGGCATGGGCTTTGGTGCTTAAAACTAGAGCCAAATATAATTCACCCTCGGTGCGGGGTATATCATCGCAGTAAATGGCCTCTCCGGTAACTTGTTTGTAAGCCGAGGCGTGGACTTGAGGTCTACCCACAGGATCGCAGTTGGCTTGTGTAGACACCACCTTCTCAAATAGCTGTGAGCTCTTCAACACCGGAGTATGGAAAACTTCGCCACCACTCAGCTCATCCTTGGCCAAGAAATCCTTGGGCAATACCCCATCCCTCATGAGTTGTTGTGTTATTTTCAAATAGGCCTTGAAGAAAAGACTTACTACCAGGGATCGACGATAGGCAATCATACCTCCTGGGGCCGAAGGAGCCAAAGGCAATTCGGCACATAGATTCTCCATCACCCGCTCCATTAGGACACGATTCCATTTCTGTTGTACCATCATTTCACAAGAACGCACCGCTATAACGGTGGTGGGAGCCATGCCACCAAAGGCCATACAAACTTTTTGCACTCGATCCGTTTTCCCCTCAAAGGTGACATCCACAGCTGCATTGACAATGGCAATGTCATCATCGCGGCGACGAGCTTGCTTGAAAGCTACCACATACTGATTGGGTAGAGTCTTAGGGAAGTGAATTCCCATCAAGACTTCCTGGGGTTCCAAGACATTTCTACGATATCCGGTAAAGAATTTGGAGTCCATAATGACATCACGGTATTGAATTTTGTCCCCAACAAACTTGGCCACCTTCAATTTAACCAAACCAGCCATCAGCACGGGATTCATGTCGGAGATGGGACTGCCAGTCATAATGTTGCCACCCAGGGAGGCTACACTGCGGATTTGCTTGCCGGCAAAGTAGTGCAACATGTCCACAGCACATTGGAAGAAGCGAACTTCATGTTCGGGCAATTTGGCCATGCGTTCACGTAAATACTTCTCAATGTCCACTAAACTGACGGAGGCTCCGAAATAAACACTTTCAGGCGACTCCACCACTTCGGTCATTTGGGCCACTTTAGTGGGATTGATTAAGACGGGATATAGGAAATGTTTGAATTTCACCTCTACACCCACTTCGGTGTTGCCAACCACAAGTTTGGCTTGAGGAAATTGCGCCTTCAGTCTCAGCAATTCCTCCAATGTGGATGGTCTATACCAAGTTACCCGTTCACTTTTGAAGGTCAACGACTCAGTATCCCATTGTTTATTCAGTTGCAGTTCTGGGGGGAATATTGGCTCTTGGCTAGGATA
This Stomoxys calcitrans chromosome 2, idStoCalc2.1, whole genome shotgun sequence DNA region includes the following protein-coding sequences:
- the LOC106082379 gene encoding xanthine dehydrogenase encodes the protein MSLANGNGVVHMQNGNLNSTLVFFVNGKKVVDPNPDPECTLLTYLREKLRLCGTKLGCGEGGCGACTVMISRMDRQTNTVKHLAVNACLTPVCAMHGHAVTTVEGIGSTRTKLHPAQERIAKAHGSQCGFCTPGIVMSMYTLLRNSSQPSMKDLEVAFQGNLCRCTGYRPILEGYKTFTQEFACAMGDKCCKVNGTKCGADQNGTASDDKLFEKSEFVPLYPSQEPIFPPELQLNKQWDTESLTFKSERVTWYRPSTLEELLRLKAQFPQAKLVVGNTEVGVEVKFKHFLYPVLINPTKVAQMTEVVESPESVYFGASVSLVDIEKYLRERMAKLPEHEVRFFQCAVDMLHYFAGKQIRSVASLGGNIMTGSPISDMNPVLMAGLVKLKVAKFVGDKIQYRDVIMDSKFFTGYRRNVLEPQEVLMGIHFPKTLPNQYVVAFKQARRRDDDIAIVNAAVDVTFEGKTDRVQKVCMAFGGMAPTTVIAVRSCEMMVQQKWNRVLMERVMENLCAELPLAPSAPGGMIAYRRSLVVSLFFKAYLKITQQLMRDGVLPKDFLAKDELSGGEVFHTPVLKSSQLFEKVVSTQANCDPVGRPQVHASAYKQVTGEAIYCDDIPRTEGELYLALVLSTKAHAKILNIDPSEALAMPGVHAFYSSKDITAHQNEVGPVFHDEVVFATDVVHCQGQVVGAIVADNQALAQRASRKVKVEYEDITPAIITIEQAIEHKSYFPGYPWTAQTGDVEKAFKEADHIHEGTCRMGGQEHFYLETHASFAMPKDSDEIELFSSTQHPAEVQKLVSHVLSLPAHKVVCRAKRLGGGFGGKESRSISVALPVALACYRLRRPIRCMLDRDEDMMITGTRHPFLFKYKIGFTSEGRLTALYVECYNNAGWSMDLSFSVMERAIYHIENCYKIPNIKAIGWVCKTNLPSNTAFRGFGGPQGMFAAEHIIRDVARILNKDLLDVMRLNFYKPGDKTHYNQTLDNFPIERCFEDCLKQSNYHKKKQEVQEFNRNNRYRKRGITVIPTKYGVAFGVKHLNQSGALIHIYTDGSVLLAHGGVEIGQGLHTKMIQCCARALGVPFDLVHISETATDKVPNTSPTAASMTSDLNGMAILNACEKLNKRLEPIKKANPKGTWQEWIQQAYLNSISLSATGYYNLDTVDYHPVNNPNSQLYSYFTNGVGVTVVEIDCLTGDHQVISTDIVMDIGSSLNPAIDIGQIEGAYMQGYGLFTLEEMVYSPQGMVYSRGPGMYKIPGFADIPGEFNVTLLTGAPNPRAVYSSKAVGEPPLFIGSAAYFAIMDAIADARKANGCSKDFHLESPATGARIRMACQDNLTKLIDIPAPGSYTPWNVVP